The Rosa chinensis cultivar Old Blush chromosome 7, RchiOBHm-V2, whole genome shotgun sequence DNA segment aacagaaaaggcaattgcTAAATCTTCTACCCTTCGCCATGCAACTGCCGAATAGAGTATTgagaattccgaaacagaaaaggcaattgctgaatcgtctacccttcaccatgaaactgccgaacagagcattgtgaattctgaAACAGAAAAGACAATTGCCAAATCGTCTACCTTTCAAGAAGAAGCTCCTACTCATTcagtctctccctctccatcaGTGGTTTCCCCTGTTTAATCTTCATCTGAGGTACATAGTAGTTTGCCTTTGTCCCATAACCCACCTTTGGCTAATAGTGTTACTCCTTTAACTGATTCTACATATGTTCAAACATGAGTCTTACCATAACGGTCTGATCATGGCTAACCTGCCAAGAAATATGAACCAAGTTTGTGTGCTAAGACCAAATATCttgtagctaattatgtgtctactcataggttgtctaaaccatatgtagcctttgtgaatcaattatcttaTGTGTCACTtcctagtaaagtgcaggatgcaatgaAGGACGAGAAGTGGGCAAAAGAAATGGCTGTGGAGATGGATGCACTTGAAAAAAATCAAACGTGGGAGTTAGTATCACTGACTCCTGGAAAGAAAACAGTTGGGTGTCGATGGGTGTATATAGTGAAGCACAATTCAGATGGTTCAGTGGACAAATATAAGGCAAGGCTAGTAGCGAAGGGTTATACCCGGAAGTATGGTGTGGACTATGATGAAATTTTTGCACCagtggcaaagatcaatacaaTCCGGGTACTTCTGTCTCTAACAGCTAATCTTGATTGTCCTCTGCAACAATTTGATGTAAAAAATGTCTTCTTGCAGGTTGATTAATTTGAATGAAGAAGTATACATGGACTTTGCCTCCGAGATATGGTACTTCCATTGGAGTCAAGGTGGTGTGTCTTTTAAGGAAGTCCCTATATGGTCTCAAACAAtgtccaagagcttggtttggccgATTCACGACATTCATGAGGAGGATTGGGTACAGGCAGAGCAATTCAGATCATACCTTATTCCTTAAGCATCAGAAGGGTAAAGTTacagatttaattatttatatggATGACATGGTGGTGACAGGTAATGGTCTTGAGGAGATTAAGAAGTTGCAGAGTGCATTGTCAGcataatttgaaatgaaagacttggggagtttgaaatatttcttggaattgaagttgctaGAGAAAAAGATTGTATTATGTTGAGCCAGAGAAAGTATGTCCTTGACTTATTAGCAGAGACGGTTATGCTCGATTGCCAACCAGCTGACACACCCATTAAGCAGAAACATCGATTAGCCGAGTATCCAGATCAAGTACCCACGAATAAGGCAagatatcagaggttagttggaagATTAATTTATTTGTCGCACACTATACCAGATTTAGCTTATGCATTTAGTGTTGTctgtcagttcatgcataatcctagTAAGGCTCATATGGAAGCTGAAGTTCGGATCTTGAGGCACTTGAAGTCTGCTCCTGGAAGGGGGTTGGTGTTTTCTAAGCATAGGCATTTGGATGTTTTAGAGTATactgatagctaaatttataaaatattgattttccttattcacacTTAAGATTGTCAATTGTAGCAAGGGTAAACAAGGGTCTTTCCCACAGAAGACTAAGGTTCTAACTACTCAAAACAATGTCACAAAAGTGACCACTGTTCCCAGCGAACAAAAAACCTAATCTAAACTACtcagaaaattacaaaaatttatAGAGATGTACTAGACACACAGGGAGTCCAgtacacaaaatttggtgatttttggatatCATTTACTATtcaaaacaaatacaaagaGATAGAGGACAGAAAGTAACGAAAACATATTTTAAGatggtttgaaaacaatatgatgaagatagttagggaagatgcatccaccccggacaatcacacacaagataATTTGTTCAATCCTAATTCAATTAATCTAGCTGAAGATGCTCAggttggctcggtacgcttgaacacaacctattaccctttcttacttcgtacactaggcaggaagtgctctacacctaaaCTATTCCCTAACAATGCAATCTAAAGGTACGTGATAGGagtattttaatgcgacgttttaactgcatttccctacatttcttacgttatttccttattaaaatcctgtttaggaaagtttccattctttgattgggaaagttcctatttgtagaaagtttatatttttgtagtttctatttatcatttttagtaagtttccatttttcattttaggaaagtttctatttttcttattagtttctatttttaggacctccaagcaagtggaaaatcttgaggaggaaaatcaaagttgcaaccaagtggaaaatcttgaggaggaaaatcaattcaagttgaacaagtgataaacaagtgggaagatatttttacaaatttgtctaacatatctagcccttcatttatgttcatctccaccctccattcatcattttttgggctataaatacacttctcctctcactctcaaaatatcttccttcatccattccatcttctttgtctcaccatttcctttccattttcctaaatcttccttcatccattccatcttctttgtctcaccatttcctttccattttcccaaatcttccttcatccattccatcttctttgtctcaccatttcctttccattttcccaaccaattccttcatccatctcatcttctttgtctctccatttcctttccattttccttctccattctctagttgcaaagtcatgcgttttcaagcaaggagaggaagaagaagaaggagccgtgaagatcatatcctccatcatccaccttgaaggcttgcttccaagattcaagatccaaccatctagctctccatctccatctccactcacggtgtaattcgttccttttccttgtaacctttttggtttccttgtttgatttcgtatgaacttgtttctagttaacctaacgtttagggcaaagtttaagcccaatttctatgtttaaataaagttttcgaattccataattgtgattctaagttgcttatgtgagtttgttcgattgaatttgcttggtagaaaacttttatatgtttatcttatttgggtcgacacttataggatttgcatgtaattggtgctaggtttaagaacatgaaatcgacttttcgttttgtgtaaacttgaatcaaagtagtaaaggttttggacaaaaatcgaattcaattaaagaggattgcaattaggtgaacttattcatactaagttgtacacttgagttgatagcctttctctatgtgtaatgcgttaaacatggcatgattgactagctttctagggtttgattgcatgtttgataggattaatctaggtgctttcgcttaggttaattagcattgaaaagtaaaatatgggaaatcatttgctttcgaatgtttcacatgatcaactcctctctcatgacttggaagaacaattatagggtttgaatcgaatttgattacatggaattgattttgatctttgttccttgcgttccacccttgtatatatgtttttacattttctttattttatttatcttaattttcaattctataattcttaaacccccctccctttttattttgttacttgtatatatttctattctttattttatttttgtaaataatactttattattttaattctttatttgtttatacaattgtatatatttatattctttattttatttttgtaaataatacttttctttatttgtttaacaattacaagtgtaccctcaatccccggatagaacgatccctatttgcttatactactaacgatatttcagggttaaattatgcgcttgctttgagtgcATCAGTACGCTTATTAGATTTAACATACAGAGATCATTAAGATCTGAAAGAGTTTGAgacatcactaggcatcgcaataATCTTAGTGCTTTGCGAAACCTAGGACTTAGTTTACTTGATAGTGAAAACTAACAATTGCTTCTCTAGAAGGTTTGAGGAGTCCAACTATATTGACACAgacatcaaacaatcaaagcattAGAATCCTAACATGCATACTAAGCGTACACTTAAAGCATACAAACAATCATTCATCAATGAAAAAAGTAGTAAACAAAAGTCTCatcttgaattaaaagaaaataaaatcaaaagtcaaaTCATCTTGTAGTTCATGTACAGGGGCTTCAAGCAGCCCCCTAACTAATAAAAACTTGTTAAACATAgaagcactactagaattatagccccagacatcggtcaaaaaccgatgagaaaaaaaattccaaccgatgtctttgtgggtgatgagaaagatccggaaaatgcagacatcggtttttagccgatgtctaatATTCGGGTAGACATCGGTTCCTTATAATAAACCGATGTCTGGGGCtataaatgataacaaacttgcatgctttactattgttaaaatcacattttattgtatttaaagcttaaagaaatatagattataTAACACAAGTTTgagttttaacatcgttattgatttaagaaccgatgagTAATACTGTTGTAGACATCGTTTCTAATAATAAACCGATGAGTAATACTGTTGTAGACATCGTTTCTAATAATGAACCGATGTGTCGATATGTTAGTAACATCAGTGTTCAtttcggaactgatgtctgggaCTCGGTGGTATATCGTTTCTGAtaatgaaccgatgtctggatgttttagtaacatcggttttcatttcggaactgatgtctggcactCGGTGGTATATCGTTTCTGAtaatgaaccgatgtctggatgttttagtaacatcggttttcatttcggaactgatgtctggcactCGGTGGTATATCGTTTCTGAtaatgaaccgatgtctggatgttttagtaacatcggttttcatttcggaactgatgtctggcactCGGTAGTATATCGTTTTTAACAataaaccgatgtctggatatattagtaacatcgattttcattttagaactgatgtatctgtatttctggacatcagtttttatggctaaaactgatttcaactttatatctaaACATCACATTCTATAAAGAGGATTCTGTCCACAAAATAGAACTGTAATTATAAATTGCAAATTGGGGTATTATATCCGACATTCATCATCCTTAACAATTTACAAAATgggcaaaataaaaccccaattcaTGCACCAATATACTACAAGACTAGCCTAGCAATTAGTATTCTTGTTTGTTCATAATTGCTACAAAAAGTTAGTTAAAAGCTAGCCtaactcaaaatcaagaaactggtCAGAACCTACAGCAGAGTCTGTAAGTAGTCGGCTACTTCAATGCGGACCTCGTCAAGTTGTTGTTGGGTATACCCTTTCCGATCCTTTACCGCCCACTACAAATACATATAACAATGTATGTCATAATGATACACCAATATTAAAAACATAGTTTTTTGTCAAATTACAATGCTTATACCTTGGTTGAAAACGAAAGCGTGTCATCATTAATAATATCCTTCATGTACCGCATAACATAATAACCACACTCAACTCCACCCGGCTGCTTAGGTGCGCCCTATT contains these protein-coding regions:
- the LOC112177392 gene encoding uncharacterized mitochondrial protein AtMg00820-like; protein product: MSIGPETNDTPAETEKAIAEQRIASSETEKDAMKDEKWAKEMAVEMDALEKNQTWELVSLTPGKKTVGCRWVYIVKHNSDGSVDKYKARLVAKGYTRKYGVDYDEIFAPVAKINTIRVLLLINLNEEVYMDFASEIWYFHWSQGGVSFKEVPIWSQTMSKSLVWPIHDIHEEDWFMHNPSKAHMEAEVRILRHLKSAPGRGLVFSKHRHLDVLEYTDS